The following are encoded together in the Tursiops truncatus isolate mTurTru1 chromosome 10, mTurTru1.mat.Y, whole genome shotgun sequence genome:
- the LSM3 gene encoding U6 snRNA-associated Sm-like protein LSm3: protein MADDVDQQQTTNTVEEPLDLIRLSLDERIYVKMRNDRELRGRLHAYDQHLNMILGDVEETVTTIEIDEETYEEIYKSTKRNIPMLFVRGDGVVLVAPPLRVG, encoded by the exons ATGGCGGATGACGTGGATCAG CAACAAACTACCAACACTGTAGAAGAGCCTCTGGATCTCATCAGGCTCAGTCTTGATGAACGAATCTATGTGAAAATGAGAAATGACAGAGAGCTTCGAGGCAGGTTACAT GCCTATGATCAGCATTTAAATATGATATTGGGAGATGTGGAAGAAACTGTGACGACGATAGAAATTGATGAAGAAACATATGAAGAGATATATAAA tcAACAAAACGGAATATTCCGATGCTCTTTGTCCGGGGAGACGGTGTTGTGCTAGTTGCCCCACCATTGAGAGTTGGTTGA